CCGAATCCCCAATCGAATCAGACACAGCAATCAAAACGGAGCTATCAATTGAAACGAAGTCAGCAAATGAACTGGAGCCATCAAGAGAATCGGAAAATGTGGGTGCATTGGCTATTTCAATATTACAGCCAACGCCTATAATCGAATCAGAGACCGCTATCGAAACGGAGTCAACAAACGAATTGGACCCTTCAATTGAATCAGCAGTAATCAGTCAATCAGAACCAACTCAATCTGAAGTTACCAACAGATCAGCACTTGCAAGTGATCCAGAAGCTCTGACTCTAGAAGCTACAATTGAATCGCAGCCACTTACGGAGTTGGAACCCGTTGCAAAATGTGAATTGACGCAGGTCAACAATGCTTTAAATGTAACATGCAATTTAGATGGAACTTCAGTTTGTCAGCCGGAGCCAACATTTGATGCTAACAACGACGAAATCACTCAAAACGTTCGAATTGAGACGAGTTCATCAAATCGTGAACCTGAATTCGAAACCACCGTCGCAACAGAATCAGAAACGATCGACGACGCGAAAGTGACTCAAGCTAACAAGATCAGTGAATTTAAAGCCAATCAGTCATTCAGTGTAGATTCCTTGGATCAAGATACGGAACCTCAAGACTGTTCGTTAGATTCACTTGAAATGAAGGTAGATAATCCATCAATTTCGGCAATTTGCAGCGATATAACTGAACGTTTTCAACGACTCAACACTTTCGATTTACCGAACGCCGTTGGTGCTAATTTCGATCATCCAGGAGCAGAGAACTTAAACGCATCCATTTCCACGCTATCTCGCAAAGACACATTTTCGGTTTCATCGCCACAAAACGAAAGCATTCCGTCGATTTCTCGTCAAGACACGTATTCGCTTCTTTTGCCGCAGAATGAAAGCATCACTTCACCGCCTTCTACGTTGTCTGGTCAAAACTCACAAAATGATAGCCGTTCATCAGTAGACGATATAACTGTGCTGCTAAATAAAGTGGCAATAAATTCACCAATTGTCAACGCAGCCGATTCCAGTAATCGTATGAAACGCAGTGCTACTTTTGAGAAATCAAACAGTGATGGTGTCAATCAGAATTCTCCGTCATTGTCTGCTGATGGATCAAATGCAAGTGGATCGAAGTTCCAAACGACACCGGTACCTAATTTGAATGCAATCGACTCGAAGCAGGACGATCTTCCAGAAAGTAAGTTTCATTACTAATAAACCGCACGACAGAGCTTAAATACTGTAGGCCAAGACAATTTATTGCCTAGGTCTGTGTGCCCATtgtagaaaatccaaattggtgTGAAAATagcgaatgaaatttcgaaacattatttttactGAGAAGCCTGTCGTACCAGACTGATTGAAAATCCCAAAATTTTAGTTGTCTGGCACCACATAcctttcaagaaaaattttatttttaaattttattcatcaaTTCGTTGCAATAACTCCATTCTGACaacaatttggattttctacgaTGTGTAACGACCGAGATATAGACGAGGGCTGCCCTTATTAGGGACATTCTATGGCTGAGAAATAAAAGTCGTAGAACCAATGTTTCTCGTTTTGGCATAGGTTTCAGACCACTAACTAACTACTTAAATTAAACAGTTGCACAAAGACCATTATCTAGTGAACTTGCCATCTTTGACTCCTTTGAGTTAAACGTAAGAACAGAAATACTTGAATCCTTGCGCCATTTGAACATTCGAATActtaaaaattacaatttcgtCCTTCTAACGTTTAATCGTCCAATGTATGAAGTGTTAGTTGAAATCTTGATTCGAACTGACTAAAGAACTTTTAAATGGACTCTACCGTTCATACCATTCAAATACCATAAAACACGTAATGATTTACAAGGTCAATAGATGACTCATACCATGTCCTAGTCGTAACATGACTTTCCCCTTTCTGtttatattattttatgtGACTCAACATTGCAGCAAGTTTTCTCGCTAGTGACGTTTTCATTCAAACATTCTCTCTCATTCATATCGTTTTGTTGTGTATGGCATTCCCCTCTCAAACTTTCTCTTCTATATGGTAAAAACGTACAAAAGAGAACGCAACATATTGTTCATTGTATTACGTTTGTTCCAGTCTTCAATTGTGTCAATCTGTGTGTCGTATGTGTAgtcaactttttttgttggtaattttcaattcacaaattttccgatgaataaaaatcgaattttaatttttgttaattagtTATTGGTACTGTCGATGCTCGTTCATGTACAGAATCTGTTGAAGTTGTTGCAACTGTTCGTCTattgataacaaaaaaaaaaattgttcatgttTTTCCGTGTCACCATTGTCTGACAGTTCTCTGCGATGGTATgtgggaaaaaaatataattaaaaaaacccACATACGATGAATGTGTGTTTGAGACTGAAACTTTTTTTCACACTGGACCTGTATGTGAATGAGCTAACAGTAGTGGCAATGAAAActtacagaagaaaaaaataatttgtcaatGAACTCttcgaattgattttattattcgtCTATTAACAGTGGTGCTGAGCCcaaacgattttgattttctgcAATCACGAGGTGGAAAAAAGACCGATTCAGAAGAGGATCGCCGTAATTCACTACTATTGCGTTTTGATCCGCTGTCCGGACGCACTGTACAAAAGCAGCATCTCGCTCCGACCGAGGAAGTAGTCGAATCATCTGTGGCTACTGTTTTGGAAGACGCTAATCAACCATCCGAGAGTTCAACGAAAAACATTAGCAACGGTCAATCGTCGTCGAAAGCAGATTCGTCAACAGCCAATGCTTCCGAGATGAGTGTTAGCCTGGTTCATGATTCGAAAAGCATGGATAATGACACCACCAACTCGTTTAAGAACAACATAAAGTAATTGTTTCAGTGGTTTCCACGGTGTCCATTTTTCGAATGATTTCTGACGATGGTTTTGTTTATTACAGGGCCGATATTGCCGGTGGTGTGACGATGACCgataagaaaatcaaatttgagtAAGTGGCCCTGATGATTCATGTTCTGTGCAATTTCTAACTAACGTTTGTCTTTCTACCGACACAGATACGCGGATGAAAATATACGAAAGAAAATGGAAGAGTACGAGGCCACTCAGGAGATTCTCGTGAAACGGTTAGCGGAAAAGGAGAAGACCTTGGCGAaaaattggtaattttttttcttttttctcgcAACTTTTCTCTCAAAATCATCTTCTGTCACCAGTGCCATCATCGAGGTGTACGAAAAAACACTGGCCGAATTGGTAGCGGATAAGGAGAAGTTAACAGATCACCATGAAGTTACCAACGAAAGACTGCGCCAGGAACGTGATATTCATCATCAGCATCTAATGTCTCTGGAAATAACGTTCTCCGATCTGCATAAGTAAGTGAAACTCGATTAGTCGTCCTTAGCTGGTGGTCACATTCgtcataattgaaaatttttccagAAAATACGAACGCAGCAAAGAGATTATCATGCAGCTGCGTGAGAGATACGATGTATTGAGTGAGGAGCGTGCAATGATCGATCACTTAATCAAGCAGCAGGAGTTGCGCTacgaaaaaatgaaacagCATGCAATTGAGCAACTGGAACAGTAAGTCGATTTCGTACAATTCTACTGATAGGCTCTAACGATCACAATTCATTTCAGTGCCAACTCGACGCTGGAAGAGCAAGAGAAAAGTAATGCACGTGAAAATTCGCGGCTAAAGGCCTTACTCAAGATCGAAGAGGTGAGCCGGAACACGATGCAGGAGCAACTGTCGCAAAAGTGTAAAGAGAACAAGGAATTAGTGAAAATCTGTGATGAATTGATTGGTGGTAGTGGTCAGAGAAGTTAAACTTTTTGAGCTGAATCACTGGaagtaacatttttttacgatttttttttggttcgtttttctgttgaattttttattttccaatcaaAACATTTGTGATGTGAATTCAAATAAGTTCTCGTCGTCGCTGAAGCGTCCGAAGCTATTTGCATTGCATAGTTGATGGATAAAAGTGAGAATTGTGTGGTCAATGTCTGTGGCTAGCGACCAGTGAATATGGGAAAGACATGGATAGATAACTtggttacaaaaaaaattctttttatgaaaaattgtagTTTTTAAGCTTAGGTCTAagtttcgtttcttttttaaactaaatttaatgTTGTTGCTCTCTTCAGAATTCgcttatttatttaaaacaaaaattcatttcaaaaacgtaaCGGTGTACTGTGGGATTAATAACGTGCtaatacaatttcatttaacaatAATTTACGGCATTTTGTGTGGACAATCGTTCGGGCGCGAAAcccttatttttgtcgttgatgTCGGTTCTGACTGTTTTTTGACTGCTAAATTCAGAACGCAACCCCAATCAAGTTAAGGAACTCTTATTTTGCATAGTTAAAATGCAGAGAAATCCATCGAAACTTGTTAAGTTCAGTTAAGTGTGGGTTGGACTAAGCCTTGCACCTAAGACTTCATTGGGCCTGTGGTGCGTGCCGACTTACGTTAGATTATATTCACGCAGCTCAATGAACAGTGTTCATGAATTGAAGAATATTATTGGGATGGATACCCTCTATGCCCTGTATGTTATACCCACTTAAATGTCTGGTTCTGGCCATAATGTAGGCTGGAAATTTACTCAGAAAATATCCTCCGGTctcattttttgcacatacgAAAACTTGCTATTCCTGTGATGTTCAGTTGCCAGCCCCtatttatggaaaattgatttcccgagatttttcaaaatttgccaaaaatatGCCCTGGCAAGTGCCGTTTGCAGTGTCCTGTAAGTATCCCTGTTAGTCGTTTCAGATTTTGACTGCTGAGTACGAATAGAACCAACTGTTCACCCTTCTTATTTGGACGATTTTTGTCAGTTAGACTTAGAGACCTCACTAACAGCCCTTTACAGCCAATAACAAGTACAGTCTGGACCATATCAGCttaacgtgacttccgaactacgtctcgaagtatgcaaatactcgTTGAAGAAAGTTAggcgcctaaatgtaggctagacattaTGCACACGAATTTATTCCACGTTATACGAGTCATTCACTGTGTACttcgttgcagccaccaaactCACTGCAACTGCCCAAATAATGAAGTTTTAGTGAACTTTAGGACGTTACAAATGCGATATAATTGGTAATTGGAGCCGAACCCCGAACATTTATGTGGAAAGCTAGTACGTAACCACATCGTCATCGCGTCCATCGTCCAGACAAGTCCAGAATTTTTGTTCCAACCtgactttaattttcataaaatttttgtagcgAAGACTTACAGTTAAAGTCAACTAAATTTGTGTCTAATTTTACTTCAGCTGCTCATACAAACTGTCAGTACGTTCTTTGATGGGTTATCTTTTACACACACGTAAGATAATGATAAAATCGTGGAAACGATATAAGTGGATCTGATGGtgaaacagctgaatcaaacTTAGATAtaaatttggttgactttGACTGTAGATCGTAAACGAATGACTTTCtgttcaaaaattgattgaaccATATTTGCCagtaaagacaaaaaaatctatCCAATGAAATGTACGATTTGATCGATCGTCATGAATGCACCGAACAATTTCTAGTGACGGCAGTTGCTCGTTCAGCTAAATTATGTTTGATCTACAAAACTTAATGAGATGAATGAATATACATCAGCAGTTGGTTCTAGCATTTTTCAGACATATGATCTCAGTTAGAATCTCTCATAGTAAAGCGAAACGACAGTGTATTGGAAGTAAATGTAGTACTGAGGTCTGATATATGAGAATTTCTGCGATCAACATGATGAAATCAATTGCAGAAAATTGGATTTCCAGTTTGTCATTAAGCAGGAGATTTCAGATGCTACTCAACTCAGTCAAGTGTTTGATCTCACGCAGTTTTGTGTCGAATGCGCGTTACAAAGAAGTTTGTCCGTTTGTTTAGGGAAtaatttaagagcaatggaccctttgcaaatttgtagcctacatttaggcggataAATGTTctctttttgatgatttctctgaactaaaatcttatttgaggaaaaaggaaaaagtggtttgtgagtcataacttaacccacttggagaaacatttgcagattgtgtaaatttatgtaaatgtgtaattcagagaaatcatcaaaaaacgaatatttttcgcctaaatgtagcCCACAAATTTCCATTGCTCTAACCTTTACAATTAAATCCAATTTCGTTACGATTTTCACGGTACATACTTTGTCATAATTCATTTCATTGCAAGTCAATAATAATGTATGGTTAATTACAAGGCAATTGTAGGATAACATATAGTCCACCCTAACGGGAATAATCTAGTTTGTAGTTCCTTAAACTGAATATATTTGTATATTATTGAAATATTATCGAaatattatcgataaaaatgcATAAACACACCGCCTAATACACTCCACTCCCACATTATTATAATACGTAGAGGTTGGATTCTCTGGAATTTTCGTCACATTGCCCgggatttgtttattttcatcacAAGGTTGGCTTAGtttgatttcaaaatttaaagattAATCAGTAGTCAAGGTCAGTAATACCTTAATGTGAAATTATTGGTTGACAGGTATGTTGCTTCCACCCTAATATAAACATCGATCTTGATGAATGTTATTGTCGATCGTGATAACCTATACCTTCTGATTTGACGAAGAATCCAGTCTCTATTTAATCATAATCAAGCAAAAGACCAAGgctctgaaagaacaggttaagacatcTTTGAGTTGATCAATAAGAGACAGTGCCCTGTACATTCTCCACGAATTTAGAacagaaaattcttttctgtGTACTAAAATTTTGGGTGTACCAAATTTTCTGTGTACTAAAAGCCACACTACTGTTCAAATTTTTGGTGCCAGATGCCGTCGTAGGTGTCTTCACCTGTTCTTTGAGAGGCTTTGCAAAATACACATTTAAACTATAAATAAAAGGAAAgaagatgaagaagaaaacattatttttctaTCAATAAAATTGGACGGCAAAACAAAACGTAATGTTGCACTGGAAAAGtagtgaaataatttcttaaatttattttaaaaaaatgtaaaaattgaatgcataaaacaaaaaatctcgaAATTAATCGCAATAATGATTCCATTGTTacataaaacaattaaaagaaaatgcttAATTAACACGAGTTTTACTTATCTGCGAAAGGTGTCCGTTTACAAACCATAAAGAGCGGTTGGGAAACTCAGATAGAgtcacaaaattgaaagaaaaattgaagataTTGAAGATATCTACAAAAGAGAAGAAATGCACGCCttaaatgtgatgaaaatttgaaaagaaaagcCTAACGATAATATCCTCTTCGAGAGATCTTGGAGAGATCGTTCAGTGCCGTGGCCAGACTCCAAAGTTTGAACTAACgctagaagaagaaaaaaacaaaaatttgtttgggaacaattacaaaaattttatcccAGCTGCGGCTTCGGCAATGAGATCGTTGAATAAACATCTATTGAATCGAGGACAAGATGGATCTGCTAATGGAACGAGCTTTAAGTAATATCTTGAGGGTATGCCTATGTGTTTACGTCTGTATATAAAGAATTGATTTCTAAGATGCCAATACTTCGATACCTTACAAAAGCTTCATCTACTTGTTTCATGCAATTGAttgcaaattattatttactaAATTTGGTCCCTTTTTCTCAATATCAGGTCGTGGTATTAGGGCCACCTCTTCACGGAACATTTGTGGATTTCGATAAAGGCTGTGGaacttataatatagctgcaagatttataaaaatatagctaCTGAACGCATATTCTATTAATGTTGGTAATTTCCGTGCAATATGAGTTACACAACTATATTATGGATCACACAGCTATATTATGCACCGACAACACATGTTATAGCTAGGATTTGCATATTGTGGCTGTGTACTCTATATCATAGCTGTGTAACGCATATTtgacgtatgaaaaatatagctgtgggctgcatatcagaaaatgtatgggaccaTGCATTCAAGTCATCCGTGCTGATGTTCAATGTTAatagataaagaaaaatcgcaccaaaaactgttctaaaatAGCTTAGCTGATTATAATGAGGTTTCATCATCAGGTTAATAGTAACGCCTCTTCAATACTCAGAATCCGTAGAAACACAGACGaatgaaaatatcagaaaattcactacattagaaacgaattaaGTAATTAGCCAAGTATTGCtcctaaaaatcaaaatcgtcacagaaaataattgaattggcgattcttcatgcaatttcaattcactttctttcagaacctaaaACCATTCTCCAAGTGACAACTGACAACTCACCAAACTAAAAATGCTAAATATAAAAACTGCACactagggatgggaggcgttcaaaattatcgataatatcaatcgaaagaaattatcgataattgattaatcatatcgttatcgataattatcgaaattcaataattatcaaaatatcgatattttgatatttatctgaaaattcatgttaatataccgatatatcgataaatatcggattttcggaccgaaatatcgatatatcgaattatcgatatcttgataattatcaaaatatcaataattatcgattatcgatattttttttgataattttcgataaaaaaaagtcgataattatcgattatcgataattgataattatcgataatcattttcattatcgcccatgcctactGCACACTTGACTGCGGCTGTGTGCTGCATAATATAGCTGCAGAATTTATATTGTGGTAGCAACGCTTCGAAATAAGAACGTGTTGAAGCACAAGCAAAGTTAGCACAACAGCAGCATAGGTGACGGTCGGATTCTCGGGTTAAGCATCAATCGGCGCGGTTAGTGCTTAgatgggtgaccgcaaaattcatgaaagtttagaaaaaaaaattatttcttgtgatagatttgaaatgcggctcacagctataatataagttacacagctattttaactaCAATCTTCGCAATATGCATTACAcagctatatgccaaaaaacGGGGGTGCTAAGTCCACTTATCTCACACGTATATTGGGAATTTATGGAAGTCGTCGTGGTATTTCGTCCATATCTGTATATTTGTACATGCTAATTTTACTggcttactgaaatttaccgaattttgctgaaaatttactgaaatctaccaaaaattcagtttttcaggaaaatttactgaaatctaccaaaaattcagtttttcagtaaattttcggcaaaattttgtaaacctTTTACCTATAATAGGCGCTGGTTTCTATTCATTATGGATTACAATTACAATAATCGGgactagaggtgtgcaccgccgattttacgccggcgcgccgccgattttttgctaaattttcggcgcgccgccgccgaaagaTTATAGCTCACGCcaccgccgccgccgattgtatttccgtcgcgccgaaattttatacgtttagtgctttcagccattttaatgggcggcaatataaacttaaattgaaaaatctatacaaaagtgtgcgcctgagtacaaggttttagcaaatgtttatctttcttaatttataagtcaggtttctatatgctgctatgtttctatatgcgtagaaaggagttttttgttaaaacatacaactggggatggtcagatcacgctggcctgggaccgccatcgatacccgaggtcgaaacaacatttgtcttttctgtatcctcacttaacgtgaacccttgggtacgttactctatttCCTGTGCAATGGAATGGAGCGCGGCAGACGGCAGACGACGTTTCTCTTATTGCCTGTTGATGCagataagaggaagaagaaagagaacaaaattcagtgcatcagtcaaaactgggtgaatactactgtaattgtaaagtggcaaactcAAGACCTTATGtagaatttgggtggaaaatggcgcaaatcacatgcttcaggaatttataaagtggaaaatctttccggtttcaagttttttcgtcaaaagacgagacacggatatctttattttcaatttttagctgctttatgtacaaaatttgggaaataaAACCTTATTACCGTATGTTGATTCCACGGGGAAGAGACTGTCGATTTTGTGTCTTGCTAATCGGGATGTAATCAGAGGAATTGAGTAAGCAATCGAGCGGTCATGATACGAAACGATTTATTGTAGTGATGTACTTGATGTAAAGCTACAAATTCTGAATTCCACGAAATTAGGTTATGTACACAGTACACAGCTAAACTATGAAAACTCACATATTGTGGTTGACTACACTTTGACAACTATGCGACACATAATCTACTTTACAGACGGAATTCTCCGGCTATGATTCGATACGAAAGAACTATTAAGTACGGCTCGCTGCGTGATCGACGATTtgttcaatagaaatttccAAATGAATCGCTTATGGGTCGTGAATTCAGCGTGACGTTGGTTTATATTTGACGTGTCATCTGTGATGAACAAGCTGGTGCCATCTGCACATTGTAGCTGGCAGTAACACCGTAGTCTAtacacttattacttataaatttaagtttatctaattctcttatttgcgaaaactttctactacgatctcactcctacatcgaagatggactaaaggcaacgggaacggttattgtataaatcgaaagataatagtagtgagtttgcgtaaatgacataaattataagttagAAATAAGAAACCTGCAAAACATCTAGTATGAcgatgtgacttaaaatttccaacttataagttgacttatagcttatgtgtcatttacgcaaactcactaatcat
Above is a genomic segment from Bradysia coprophila strain Holo2 unplaced genomic scaffold, BU_Bcop_v1 contig_24, whole genome shotgun sequence containing:
- the LOC119077658 gene encoding transforming acidic coiled-coil-containing protein 3-like isoform X2 → MENIESPARPTSMNLLTRPIERNVLRELNSIEATKSPKETSLADITETHAKDDQAPVIQTNNRLSDGSDKAPLNKNLLRVSTPTETASVSDDEEFVDCNTTFNSSVINSTFEAAAILSDGNFGNPEQRVPSPNESEGPGISNKKLNLGFIETKMSGVDDLDQDKSTVDTLNSEDGECGSKDSKDSTISSSFIENSQIIDNDHHNKSIGEISSDPNANSSTEGATVPMITIEGVLASQTTIDEVAAVVPEIESASIIESALVIESNPVMNVESKPIIETEPAVESTTVISAIESVAPMELELADRPLIESDSLTNITVESVVETMSAVESTIESADVINSNPAINEEPKPMIETEPVIETKPVISASELESPVETELADRPALESDSLTNITVESVVETMSAVESTIESAAVIESSPAINEESKPIIETKPVLESTLAIESTTAVSVIESVPTMESELAHRPVNESDSLTNINVDSVIETMTVVESTIESAVVIESNPVINEEPTAVISDIASESPMESELADRLVVESDSLTNITVESVIETMAAVESTVESAVVTESNPVSNEEPKHLIETEPVLESTLEIESTPVISAIESVAPMESDLADRSAVESGTTVNVDVEPVIETVPEIESTILHPSEPIEDVIQSAVVIASNTEINAESPIESDTAIKTELSIETKSANELEPSRESENVGALAISILQPTPIIESETAIETESTNELDPSIESAVISQSEPTQSEVTNRSALASDPEALTLEATIESQPLTELEPVAKCELTQVNNALNVTCNLDGTSVCQPEPTFDANNDEITQNVRIETSSSNREPEFETTVATESETIDDAKVTQANKISEFKANQSFSVDSLDQDTEPQDCSLDSLEMKVDNPSISAICSDITERFQRLNTFDLPNAVGANFDHPGAENLNASISTLSRKDTFSVSSPQNESIPSISRQDTYSLLLPQNESITSPPSTLSGQNSQNDSRSSVDDITVLLNKVAINSPIVNAADSSNRMKRSATFEKSNSDGVNQNSPSLSADGSNASGSKFQTTPVPNLNAIDSKQDDLPEMVLSPNDFDFLQSRGGKKTDSEEDRRNSLLLRFDPLSGRTVQKQHLAPTEEVVESSVATVLEDANQPSESSTKNISNGQSSSKADSSTANASEMSVSLVHDSKSMDNDTTNSFKNNIKADIAGGVTMTDKKIKFEYADENIRKKMEEYEATQEILVKRLAEKEKTLAKNCAIIEVYEKTLAELVADKEKLTDHHEVTNERLRQERDIHHQHLMSLEITFSDLHKKYERSKEIIMQLRERYDVLSEERAMIDHLIKQQELRYEKMKQHAIEQLEHANSTLEEQEKSNARENSRLKALLKIEEVSRNTMQEQLSQKCKENKELVKICDELIGGSGQRS
- the LOC119077658 gene encoding transforming acidic coiled-coil-containing protein 3-like isoform X3: MGNRATKSPKETSLADITETHAKDDQAPVIQTNNRLSDGSDKAPLNKNLLRVSTPTETASVSDDEEFVDCNTTFNSSVINSTFEAAAILSDGNFGNPEQRVPSPNESEGPGISNKKLNLGFIETKMSGVDDLDQDKSTVDTLNSEDGECGSKDSKDSTISSSFIENSQIIDNDHHNKSIGEISSDPNANSSTEGATVPMITIEGVLASQTTIDEVAAVVPEIESASIIESALVIESNPVMNVESKPIIETEPAVESTTVISAIESVAPMELELADRPLIESDSLTNITVESVVETMSAVESTIESADVINSNPAINEEPKPMIETEPVIETKPVISASELESPVETELADRPALESDSLTNITVESVVETMSAVESTIESAAVIESSPAINEESKPIIETKPVLESTLAIESTTAVSVIESVPTMESELAHRPVNESDSLTNINVDSVIETMTVVESTIESAVVIESNPVINEEPTAVISDIASESPMESELADRLVVESDSLTNITVESVIETMAAVESTVESAVVTESNPVSNEEPKHLIETEPVLESTLEIESTPVISAIESVAPMESDLADRSAVESGTTVNVDVEPVIETVPEIESTILHPSEPIEDVIQSAVVIASNTEINAESPIESDTAIKTELSIETKSANELEPSRESENVGALAISILQPTPIIESETAIETESTNELDPSIESAVISQSEPTQSEVTNRSALASDPEALTLEATIESQPLTELEPVAKCELTQVNNALNVTCNLDGTSVCQPEPTFDANNDEITQNVRIETSSSNREPEFETTVATESETIDDAKVTQANKISEFKANQSFSVDSLDQDTEPQDCSLDSLEMKVDNPSISAICSDITERFQRLNTFDLPNAVGANFDHPGAENLNASISTLSRKDTFSVSSPQNESIPSISRQDTYSLLLPQNESITSPPSTLSGQNSQNDSRSSVDDITVLLNKVAINSPIVNAADSSNRMKRSATFEKSNSDGVNQNSPSLSADGSNASGSKFQTTPVPNLNAIDSKQDDLPEMVLSPNDFDFLQSRGGKKTDSEEDRRNSLLLRFDPLSGRTVQKQHLAPTEEVVESSVATVLEDANQPSESSTKNISNGQSSSKADSSTANASEMSVSLVHDSKSMDNDTTNSFKNNIKADIAGGVTMTDKKIKFEYADENIRKKMEEYEATQEILVKRLAEKEKTLAKNCAIIEVYEKTLAELVADKEKLTDHHEVTNERLRQERDIHHQHLMSLEITFSDLHKKYERSKEIIMQLRERYDVLSEERAMIDHLIKQQELRYEKMKQHAIEQLEHANSTLEEQEKSNARENSRLKALLKIEEVSRNTMQEQLSQKCKENKELVKICDELIGGSGQRS
- the LOC119077658 gene encoding transforming acidic coiled-coil-containing protein 3-like isoform X1, which encodes MEYFLSKIMKRPKSVCDNKTDCNSHSHDTIAEATKSPKETSLADITETHAKDDQAPVIQTNNRLSDGSDKAPLNKNLLRVSTPTETASVSDDEEFVDCNTTFNSSVINSTFEAAAILSDGNFGNPEQRVPSPNESEGPGISNKKLNLGFIETKMSGVDDLDQDKSTVDTLNSEDGECGSKDSKDSTISSSFIENSQIIDNDHHNKSIGEISSDPNANSSTEGATVPMITIEGVLASQTTIDEVAAVVPEIESASIIESALVIESNPVMNVESKPIIETEPAVESTTVISAIESVAPMELELADRPLIESDSLTNITVESVVETMSAVESTIESADVINSNPAINEEPKPMIETEPVIETKPVISASELESPVETELADRPALESDSLTNITVESVVETMSAVESTIESAAVIESSPAINEESKPIIETKPVLESTLAIESTTAVSVIESVPTMESELAHRPVNESDSLTNINVDSVIETMTVVESTIESAVVIESNPVINEEPTAVISDIASESPMESELADRLVVESDSLTNITVESVIETMAAVESTVESAVVTESNPVSNEEPKHLIETEPVLESTLEIESTPVISAIESVAPMESDLADRSAVESGTTVNVDVEPVIETVPEIESTILHPSEPIEDVIQSAVVIASNTEINAESPIESDTAIKTELSIETKSANELEPSRESENVGALAISILQPTPIIESETAIETESTNELDPSIESAVISQSEPTQSEVTNRSALASDPEALTLEATIESQPLTELEPVAKCELTQVNNALNVTCNLDGTSVCQPEPTFDANNDEITQNVRIETSSSNREPEFETTVATESETIDDAKVTQANKISEFKANQSFSVDSLDQDTEPQDCSLDSLEMKVDNPSISAICSDITERFQRLNTFDLPNAVGANFDHPGAENLNASISTLSRKDTFSVSSPQNESIPSISRQDTYSLLLPQNESITSPPSTLSGQNSQNDSRSSVDDITVLLNKVAINSPIVNAADSSNRMKRSATFEKSNSDGVNQNSPSLSADGSNASGSKFQTTPVPNLNAIDSKQDDLPEMVLSPNDFDFLQSRGGKKTDSEEDRRNSLLLRFDPLSGRTVQKQHLAPTEEVVESSVATVLEDANQPSESSTKNISNGQSSSKADSSTANASEMSVSLVHDSKSMDNDTTNSFKNNIKADIAGGVTMTDKKIKFEYADENIRKKMEEYEATQEILVKRLAEKEKTLAKNCAIIEVYEKTLAELVADKEKLTDHHEVTNERLRQERDIHHQHLMSLEITFSDLHKKYERSKEIIMQLRERYDVLSEERAMIDHLIKQQELRYEKMKQHAIEQLEHANSTLEEQEKSNARENSRLKALLKIEEVSRNTMQEQLSQKCKENKELVKICDELIGGSGQRS